A segment of the Odontesthes bonariensis isolate fOdoBon6 chromosome 8, fOdoBon6.hap1, whole genome shotgun sequence genome:
gtgccaagcgattgtaaagtctgactttttcctggagaacgattttgtgctgcaaatgtattactgttttgagaagaaaaacgctttatttttgtgcccccagccaactagccggactaccttcatcaacgccaaaacgaggctggaactcggctcacaggacacagcagggggtaagaaaatgttcttaaacaatattgctagtatgggatgtcatacagcttcatgtcaaataggcgaactatccctttaaggtgggTTTTGCCTGTTTTGAAGAAGACTTGATGCACATTGGGGGAAGTTAATACAACTTTGTGAATGACCTGGCCTGGCCCGTGATTAAAATGACATGGCTCACCCACTGTTTCTGGCTGGAGCAAGCAAACATTTAACTCAAATAAACTCCTAAATATGATGTTTTTCTTATGGATGCCCAACacagttattgttttttttttcctcctcgaGGTTTGTTTCTCATCGGAACAACTTCTTCCACTGAATTACAAGCAATGGCAACGCCACCGATACATGTCTCTGCAACACTACGAAGCCTTGCTCATTCACTTTAAGGCTGTTAATGTAAATGTGTTAAAATTACATTTCTTTTGGCAGCTTTTCAAAAAATCCCCTTCTGATTTGTCAGAACTAGTCAATTGAAACCCAGCCTCTGTTGAGGAACGGAACTTTGAAACTTTTCAAGATTTTACATGCAGAAAAAGCTAGATTATAAACTAAAGGTGAGGGGATCATCCAAAAAAGACCTCTAAAACCTTCACAaactttcaaacaaacaaaacattccTCAAGATTATTTCagaagttagggttagggtcacaaCTTACGTGATGACTTTTGATGGTCCATACATCATATTCACTTGAATTCTTTTGGCAAAATTCAGAGTAAACCCAGTGGTCTGGTggaaaaatatgacaaaagaatTATTACCATCTAAAAGTTAACTTGTGCTAAAGCTACAACAAATATCGATCTGTCAAACATAGGCTCATACAGGTTCTACATCCAGGAAGGTTTCATGGTGCTCCACGCTGGGGCTGAtgccaaccacgtcttccagcAGTGATTGACTGCCATGAAGGAAGTGGGCCAGCGAGATGTAGATGGGTCTTCCTGTTCAGTTGGCAGGAGAGAGTTACAATTCAAGATGACTTGTTGTTGCGTCAGATAAAGCAGCAAAACAGTGGTCTGCCCTAAATTCTCGCTGAAATCTGGATATGTTGTGCATAAAAAAACAATAGTAACTGACCGTCTTGACAAGAACTGAGGTCCAGTACTCCGGCCAAGGTGCAGTTCTTGGTGGTCTTCATGTTTTTGCAGAAACACTTGTTGTCTGGGTTGTCCACAGGGGAGGCAAGGGTGGACGGGAGGAGGGAGTAACGATATACTTCAATCCCTTTCAGATTTACTGTCTTCTCATAGCTGGCTGACACAGACCTGAAGACAAAACAGTAAAAGGGCCGGTCCAGTTCATGTACCGATTTTCTTCAGCATTATTGAGCAGCCTTATTTGGTTAAGACTTCAGAGGAAAGCTCTGACCTCTAGTGGTCACTGACGGGGGAAAAAAGCCCAAAAGTTACAGCTCTTCTAAATCTTGCACTGAATATCCCACTTAACGAATCCGGCAAACAGCTCCAAATCAGTGAAACCCTTTATCACCTGCAAATGTCTGATGAGAAGAAATAGAGgggctttttcttttccacaaaTGGAGGGAAGGATGTAGCATCTAAgagaaaaaggagagaaaatcgAGTCATGCAGGAGACTTATCTGCATTCTGCCAGTAAAAATATTAGTGTGAACCTGACCTGTTCCGTTGATCATGTCGCAATATGGGTCATTCCAAAACTTTAAGCTCCTGTGGCACAAAGCAAAACTAGTCGAACCTTCACTTTTTCAATTTAACTGCTGAAAACATATTTCACAAAGTCCCACTTTACAAAATTCCACATCAAGATCAAATAACAAAAACTTCAACTCAAGACTCTCTCAAGTAGCTCTGTCTCTCTGAATGAACTCACTCGGCTCCTCTCCATGTGTCGATTAGTCCCACTTTTGAGATGTCATCCTTGCCGGTGAATACTTTGTAGGGGCCATCAAAAGTATCATTGTACTAGGAGAGATAGAGATATCAAATAACTGCATTTCAAACACGTAGCTGTTTATCAGATATCCTCTGTTATCCTTATGATGTCTAAAGTGTTTACTTACAGGTGCAAATAAACCCACAGTTTCTTTCAATAGAGGATCTCTGTAGCCCCACAGCAGTTCCCTCACTGTGCGGTACTGGAACAATGAGGAATTGCTTGTTTTGATCATTGTCTCCAGAACTAAATGAAGCGACTCTGGAATCAGTGAATAAGCTCCCTGAAAAATGGATGTGGAAAAATGAACACTTATATTTGGAAAACTTATTTGTCAATGAAAATCTTTGTCTTTGCAGGCACCAGTACGGTTCCATAACAATacacataaaaaatatatatatactgtatatatatataaaaataacacAATAAAACATGCAAAAACTGCTGTTCAGTCAAACGAAGCTGTCGCCTCAGGAGATGAGccagaaaacaatccttttatGAGTATGATTTTCCACAATAACAAGCATACACCAGCCTTTGCTTTGCTTACACCcattgtttgaagacaataaaAGTCTGTccataaaacaaataaagccaGCATTTATGAGATATCATCTCTGAGTCATTTCTAATATCCATAGTCCAAAGCAAGACAGAAGCGTGTCGTTGTTCTTGTCACCTCAGGAGTATCTTTAAATTCAAGATACAGGCTTAGATTCATACCATTTCCTTTTTTGATCAGTTTCTGTTTTAAATTTGGCTACTTTTGGAATTTTAGTTGACTAACTTCAAAGAAAATTCCAGCATTTCTCAAACTAAACATAATTTCAGCCATTCTGTCTTCTAACTCATACTGGCTTTACGCTCACAATTTAAAGGGCTAAAAGATTAAGCGACACCCAGAT
Coding sequences within it:
- the cd36 gene encoding platelet glycoprotein 4, giving the protein MGCCNRRCGLIAGAVFGALVAILGGILIPLGDNIIQGTVKKEAIIEPGTTAYENWSAAGTKVYRQFWFFDVTNPQEVIQHGAKPVVTEKGPYTYITRYLAKENITFNPNDTVSFLLPQGAIFEPSMSVGPEEDIVSSLNLAVVGAYSLIPESLHLVLETMIKTSNSSLFQYRTVRELLWGYRDPLLKETVGLFAPYNDTFDGPYKVFTGKDDISKVGLIDTWRGAESLKFWNDPYCDMINGTDATSFPPFVEKKKPLYFFSSDICRSVSASYEKTVNLKGIEVYRYSLLPSTLASPVDNPDNKCFCKNMKTTKNCTLAGVLDLSSCQDGRPIYISLAHFLHGSQSLLEDVVGISPSVEHHETFLDVEPTTGFTLNFAKRIQVNMMYGPSKVITVLKNVKDYTIFPIVWMNETAMLDDETADLFKKELISPIQMLETIQNVLLGVGVAIFVLCLISYCVVKRRHDKHIA